Part of the Zingiber officinale cultivar Zhangliang chromosome 6A, Zo_v1.1, whole genome shotgun sequence genome, ACTCGCATCAAATGTGGCTATGTGCCTAGAAAACTTTCTTTTGAGGAACTGAAGGTAATTGATTATGCTACGAACTATTTGTAGTCAGTACTGTTTTCAGCATCATTTTCACTTGAATCTTTGttaagacatctttagtgcttcaGTAAGAGGGGCTTATATTTCATTTTGATTCCTGATCTAAACACCAATACGAAATGGTTATATTTTATACCTTATCATTCTGCATCATTTTTGTAATCAGATACCAATAACACTGATGCTTGAAATTTCGGCTAGGCAACCGCTAGTACTAGTATATAATGATCTGGATGATCTACATGTACTTTGACTCTTGCATCCTTGGTTTTACCTACAAGGCATTTTTTGCTTTATGGTCCATGGAGTAGACAGTAGCAGAACTAGTGAACGCCCAAATTGCAACAGTCAGTGCGGCAGTAGGCACTGGAGAAAAGTGATGTTATGAAGGAACGATGATGCTTCAGCTTGCAGGTTGATAGCCCTTCTACAGTTGTGTTCAATCGTCAAACCAGTGCAACCACCATCAGTGAATAATTGGAGCTAAAACATGGAGGCTGGAGATATTCCAAAATAGGCTTAATATGTGTGCTATCAACCAAGTTAGTTTATAGCATTCCTGTTGAACTTTTGGTTGTACTGATGAGGTGAAATGTGAACTGTTCAGTACCACCCAGAATGAAATTGATGCTTAATTGTAGTGCGAGTATGTGAAACTTGAAGTATTTGTGGTCTGCAATGAACACAAGATTCAATAGAAAATAACTTGCTCTATATTTCATATTTCAGCAATTTGGTTCATGCTTAGGGGTATCAATGTTGAATATGTTTCAGTAGCGTTAATAACATGGAATATTTCGATCTAAATCAGTAATTCCTttctcaattaaaaaaaaaaaaaagaaaaaggaaagaatgcaaTAAGGTATATCTTTGAGGTGGCATATTGAACTTCAGAACCTCAATTTTAGCCTCACGTTTCTCAAATAGAGTACCCTTAATGATCGTTGGCCAATATCCTTTTTTTTTCacatattttgaaaaagtaaGTCTAGATGAGTTCCAAAAACATGTTTTAGGGTCTTGTTGGGGCCTTCTTTGGGAGTTTTGTAAAACTAAGGACCTGATTACAACAAGGTCCTGCTGATCTGCTACAAGAACTCTGTATCCCTATCATAGTTCAAGAGAAGTCATTCTTCTTGTGCCTGTACTCAGATCTTTTCGATTTTCATTGAGCAAACAGTACAAATAAACAAAATAGATACAGCAGGGTAAAGCATCACAATTCACAAGGAGATGCATCTGCTGGCCGCTTGTCTTTAAGCTTCATCTGTTCTGGTGGCGGCATGGAAGCTGGTAGAGTTGATTCATTTGGAGGGGAACAAACTAGTTCTTCAGGAGTCGTACTTCTGGAAGCTGGTCCACCTATTGCCTGCTCTTTATATGTAGGCAGATCAACCCAAGAGAAGGGATTAACTACAGGAGGAAAGAACAAAATCAGGTGTGTGAAAAATGTAGCATCAGATATTTGCTCAAGACAACTAAAATAACACTGaaatgagaaggaaaaaaaacatcCATTACATGGCAATCATCCTATGAAAGGATAGTTTTATTCATTTTTGTCACTTTCATATAttagatcatttttttttttgcaatggaTTTTTTTCTTTGCGCGTAGCACACAAGAATTGAATGAAAGAGTGAAGTATTACAACTCACAAGATGGATTTGTAGGGTGCCCATCTTTAAGCTTCATCTCTTCTGGAGACATGGAAGTTGGCAATATTGATTCATTTAGAGAAGAAACAGGTGCACCACCTAAATTTAGCTCTTTATTTGCAGGAAGTGTAGCCCAAGAAAAGGGATTAACTGCAAAAAGCAGAACAAATCAATTTAACAACATAGCATTTGATATTGCTAAACAATTTCAAGAGGATTGAAAACCACAAAAGGCATCCATTACAATGCTAATCATCCTCTTGGATCTGAAATGATGCAGATGGAGAAAAAGAAGGGAAGATAAACAATAGTTATTTCCATTTTAATCACTTTCATACTTGAAATATTTGCTGATGATGTGCTTTTGTAGCAAGAACTTTGTTAAAAACTAAAGAGCATCCTTCAATATGTATGAACATGACCTTCCCATTGCACGTGATGTAtgataacaaaaaacaaaaatagTAACAATAGACTGAAACATAAATACTCACAAGAAGATGCACGTGCAGGATGCTCATTTGTAAGCTTCACCTGTTCTGATGGAGGCAGATCAGCAAGTGGTCGCATATCATTTGGGTAAGAAACAGATTTTTCGGAAGCAGCATTTGGCAAAGCTGGTGCACCTACTAATGATTCTTTATGTGTATGAGCAGCAGGCCAGAACAAGGGATTAACTGCAGAAAGAGACCAATCCATAAAGTGCTACAATGTAGATTCTGAGATTTCTTACAGTAGTTTCTAGGCCGCTGGGCATGAGAAAGAGCCATAACTATGACTATAATCCTCTTCCATCTGACATTGTAAATGGAGAGAAAAGGGAATGACGAAGAATAGCATTTCTTTTTTTGTTATATCACTTTCTTGCTTCAAATTTTATATGCTGATGCCAGTGTTTTTTGACTACAAAAACTTTGCATACTCATGTAAAAGATAACACTCCCTATCATGGATGACATGCAAGTCAAGGAGAAAAAACAGATTGAAGCATTACAGGGTGCATTTGAAGTGAGCTCATTGTTGAGCTTCATTTGTTCAGATGGAGGCATGGCAGTTGTTGTTGATTCATTTGGAGGAGAAGGAATTGTTTTTTCAGGAAAAATATTTGGCGAAGCTTGTGCACCAACTAATTGCTCTTTATGGGATGGAGCAGCACAAGACAAAGGAATAACTGCAGAAAGAAGACCATATCAGTTGTAATAATTCAGCATTTGAGATTGCTTATTACAATCTCAAGTATTCTGGAAATTATAAGGTAAAAGGATCCATAGCATTAAGATATTGTACAGAGCATAAAAGGCATACATGCCATACCAAAGTTGATGCTTGAATCAGCCAAGACGTTAATTGTGTAAATAGAGAGCCCAAGCaaaatcaaatttattaaaaGCTAAGAAAAATTATTAACAATGATATAAAAACTTTTAACATTCAATAATATAGGATTTGAAAAGAATTGTAAAATGGTTTTTTCATTCCATACGGATTTTGATACTGCTAACCACATACCACCATAATTAAGTTTTCCTTTTTTGCAATGTTAAAATACCTACATTTTATAAGCTTCTCCAGTAAAACTCCAGATGTCAAATTCTCCAGACAAATGGTTAGCATAATATGGATGTGGGCAAAAATAGCAAGTTCCATATCAGGTAActtgaataaattaaaattaaaggtgAGAAAACAGATTTAATGAAAGGTGTGAGATGCGCAAACTAAAAAATAGACAAGGGAAGAGAGTTGATGAGTAAAAGGAGAAGGTGATTAATGAAGAGAAAAAGATATTCTGCTACCAGTTGGCTGACCATGAAGACATAAAAACAAGAGGTAAGAGAGGTGAAGATAACAAAGAAATTACATTTAATAATGCACTAACTAtatacaaaaaataataattaccgCCGTATCATTAGGCGTGTCATTGTGCATTGTATATAAGTCCAAGCAAATATATGTAATAGATTTTCTTAGATATTATTCATGTTTTGAAATCTCGTGCCATGCCTAATGACACAATTGAATCATTCCATTCCAAGAAATTAACAACACCCAATACTAATTATCACGGATAATCTTTGGAGTGTCATCTATATCTATTATGCCAATGAGTATCATATGCGTCAAGATAATTCAATTGATGCCATCTTTTTTTCTAGCCTATCTCTTCAAAATTCTTCAATTGATTATTTAATTATTGATTCAATTTTTAAGAGCAAATAAGTTAAGTGGAAGAAAATTATATGAGCCAAACATATAAAAATGACTTGAAGGGAGTCTTGGCACAACGATAAAGTTGTTGCCGTGTGACCTTGTGGTTACGGGTTCGAGTTgcggaaatagcctcttgcaatgCAGGTAAGGCTATGCACAATAGACCCAATATGATCTGACCCTTCTTCGAGACCCCGCATTCGATGGAACTTCATGCACCAGGTTGCCCCTTTAAACATATAAAAATGACTTAACCATTAATACTCGATATGCAATCTCTTTAGATGATGAAGACTTTCATTCCGTGTATTTCTCAAAAGAAATTATCAGAACATCCTTATAAATTAGGATTCAGTTTACAAACTTAAGCTCTCATTGTGCAATACTTGGAGCAACCACCCACTCATTGTGCAATAATGAGTTGCCTTGTGTGTTATTGGGCTATTTATATTACTCAATGCACAGTTTGCAAATCATTCTGTCTACATGGTCAAAACATATAAATTCCTGACTAACCGACACATAAGATGGGTCGAGAGGCAGTCTTCTTCCACAAGGATCCAATAAACCACAAGTAATATAAGGCAAGATTTCTTCTATAATGCTCTAGCTTCATCGAGGTGAGATGAGGTGATGTAAAGCTCCTGATAGTAGTTGAGGATTCTTTTGTGATGCTTCAATTCTAGCATAAAGAGGCAAGGAGGCAACACAAAGCACCAATTAAGTCCTTGATTCCTCCCTCCCTCTAGATTAGTGCCCACCAACACCATATTCCAACATGCTAACACAAGTTGTTTCTACAATGGACCGATAGTGGGATGTAAGTGAGTCGAGCGTGATTGCATACAATCATATTCATTTTCTTATTAATCTTGTTCAAGCTTCTTTGTTAAGAATCTTATCAATCTCGAGCATAGCTCTAGATTTTTATTGAACTTGACCAAAGACATTATTGTCCTTGTAATTTAGTTAAAAAATTACTCTAAAAATGAATTATATATTATCTTCTCATTTTTAACATATTATAGATAATTGAAACCGTAAAAATTTATAGAGTATATATCTTtatatatatttgaaataaaaaaaacaaacaaataataaaatcttAATTGAAATTTAGATAAGTTAAATTATTCACAAGCTTTGTTTACAAACATTAATGAGTCAAGGAAATTAGCATTTGAGCATGTTTATCAAAAACGAGCTCTCATCAAGCCGGATATAGAGCTTGTTTAAGAATAAGTTGTTCATCTATAACACTAGGGACTGATAGTCTAATGTAGAATGATAATTTAAACCAtgattaaataaactaaaatttaaaccAATTATATTTTTTGATATGAGATTCTAGTTAGGGTTTAATTggtattatttaataaaatgaaaACAGTCTCAATTTTTACTCCTATTTCCAAATACAATAGAGCAAATTAATTATTTGGTTGAACCTTAAGGACTTTTGTTTTGGTAATTAAAAATGGATATCAATATTGTATTAATTTGCTTATGgtaagttttctattttttttcaaatgttcCACTAACACTAGTGATAAAATTTCTTGTTTTTATAAACAATCTTGTACCCACTTAAAAGAAGTCCTTAATCCACCAATGATTACAACAAATTCTATTCGCTCACCTTCTTCAACTTCAAGGGGCCTTTGAAGCAGAAGATCACTGCCATCAGAAGGGTTCATAAAACGTATAGGGCGTTTCCTGACATAGTTCTCCTGGAGAGGCCTTGGGGCCTGAAATGAAAACTGAGAGAGAGTTACCCCTTGTCTAGCATACTCTGGATGTTCAAGCAAATACCTACAAGGTTCATGAATTATGAATTCcaagaattaaataaattaatcaaacatGAAGAAGCAACATATGACATAAACAATGACATCAATTCTACCGTCACCATATATCACAAAAATAAACAATGGCATCCAATTCTATTGTCACTGCACATCACACTGAACAATCTTGAATCACCAAGATAAATGTTAGTTGCAAATCATACTAGTTAGTAATCTTCTATTAGCTCTTTGCTTGAGCAATGAAGATGCATGCACAGATATAGACCAATCAACATACAGGCACATATACAAAGAAAGAGAGTAATCAGAAAAACATGTAAAGATCATAGAACACAGATTGCACCTTTGAACTTCAACCATGGACCGCAACTTTTTTCCAGATGGAGCAGTATAATACCTGCAGAAAGAAAGCACATAAAGCAAATGAACGTTTGGCACCTTGAAGTTGGTTAAAATACATGACTTGGATGACTATATCTCAGACCAATCAAGATTACAGGAGCAGTTTTActtcttaaaatcaaaattttgcgTACAAGTCTTTTggaaaaggtaaaaaaaatagCTAAGCCTGAAAAACTATAACAAACTGATTAGAAGAAAGGCCCCATCTGCAACTATGATATTTTCAAGATGTGAAAAATAAATGTATTGTTTAAGGAACAGCCGGTCCTTTTTATCCTTGATGGATTATTTGGAGAAAacaaaggagaggaagaagtgaaaaatccaaagacatacACATCTGCAAATTTTGTGCCCCCTTCGCCTCTGATTCTAAGCAATCTTTCCCAACCTGAAGGGGGCTGAGCTATGTTTGGTTTATCAATTGCCCAGACTCTACTGCCATCCTGAGATATGTCTTCAGGATCTTCACATCGAATACTAGGGCGCCATTCTCGAGCATGTTCGCATACAAAATACTCTTCCAATATTTTTTCACGAATCTGTTCATATTTTTCTTTTGTTGGAATTATCCTCCATTTGAAACATGAAGCGCATTGGACAGTGAATGTTCCAATTGCTGAATAGGTACGATTGGAAGGATTTGGTGCCAAGAAGTTCCTAAAGGTAGGAGTATAATTCTCAATGTGATTAGTAACTGCAGGAGTGTCATTACTCATACCACTTGTACCAGGATCATAAAGAACCAGTTCTTTTGAATGACCTTCAATAGAAGGATTGCCAGAATACATTGGATCGCCATCAATCATATGAAGTGACCTTTTTTTACCCCTGTCTGAAAACTCTGGGGATCTGTGTCTGAGGGAAGTATCTTCTAGATGTGACTGCATATTAGTTGACACCTTCAAAACCTGCTTTACAAGAACACTGATCAATAGGATTGGATATATTTGATCTTGTACTCAAAACAGTTGAGCTAAACGTGATTTACTAACATGCACATATAACATATAACAACATCAAAAGCAGTAATTACTCATATCTTAAACACTCTATCTCCTTTTTGGTGCCAAACTTGTACTTCATTTGAACATGGTAAACTACATGATGAAACTTGACACGTATTGTCTATTGCCATAGTACTTTTGATGTTAGAAGTTAGATAGGAACAGCCAACTGCACAATCCCCAACATTTATATAAGTCCCACAATTCCTACCACATATATTAAATATCATACGTTCTAAAATACAGCCAAGTACCTAAGCAATTACAGATTAGGAAAATTAGACACTTTCATCCATCAAGTGCACATAAAAATCCTCAATGCTTTTGTTCCTTAAGGAATAGCTTCTCATCTTATTAACGCAGGTGCATTGGGCATATTAACATGTTGATAACCTCAATGCCTAACTCTTTTTTTTTCGAGCATTTCTTGATTTATGAGTGTCCTCATAGAGTAAGGGCGATGCTAATCTGCATTATATCATTTTTATAATCTTCGAAAATACTCAATGCCGAACTCTGTATAAATGATAGTCAATGGCCAACAAGCAATACCTTCTTTTCtgactaaacttttcttttcttaaaaagtTGAGAAGTTAGAAATCATACTAATTTTGAAGAATTCAATTAAACACATAGATAGTGCTGCTACATTGAATATTTCCTATGATAATATGGATTCTGAGACACTTATTCTTGCTACTCAAAAATCAAATGTCGAAATCCTAGCACATAAAAGGAAATCATACATGAGATATGTGTGAGACATCAGGCAGCAATCATGGCACCAGAAGACACTGTTGCTAGTAAGGGAAAAATCTCTAGCTCGCTAATGTTGTAAACATCTAAATAAAGAAGGAAAGAAAGATCAATTAAGAGgactattaaaaaaaaatattgaagatTATGGTTTTCAAATATTGCAGAATGCAACATCCCGTCAGATATTTGTAAGATGAAAACTCTTGGAAAGATGTATTTCCTACTACTATATGTGAAGGATCTCTGATTTCACAATTCATCTATCCATCTTAGTTTGTTTTTCCTAGTACGAAATCCCAATTTCCATTTTTACAAGAGCATATTAGCTAGTTCTTTATTTTTCATCTCAACTCCACAACAGTTACTTATGTACATAAATTTCAAACTTTTTTTGACTTTGTTAAACTCATGTGCCTTATCTACTATAACCAGATCATGACATTAAGGTCTATCTTGATTTGCTCTAAAGGTTGATTAGCAAGAGGCGCCAAGTAGCTTGGATCATCAAACATATTTGCAGTTAAAGCAACTATTCTCTTGTGCCTTAACTCTAAATTCCCATTTATGGAAG contains:
- the LOC121998486 gene encoding methyl-CpG-binding domain-containing protein 2-like, which gives rise to MQSHLEDTSLRHRSPEFSDRGKKRSLHMIDGDPMYSGNPSIEGHSKELVLYDPGTSGMSNDTPAVTNHIENYTPTFRNFLAPNPSNRTYSAIGTFTVQCASCFKWRIIPTKEKYEQIREKILEEYFVCEHAREWRPSIRCEDPEDISQDGSRVWAIDKPNIAQPPSGWERLLRIRGEGGTKFADVYYTAPSGKKLRSMVEVQRYLLEHPEYARQGVTLSQFSFQAPRPLQENYVRKRPIRFMNPSDGSDLLLQRPLEVEEVIPLSCAAPSHKEQLVGAQASPNIFPEKTIPSPPNESTTTAMPPSEQMKLNNELTSNAPFNPLFWPAAHTHKESLVGAPALPNAASEKSVSYPNDMRPLADLPPSEQVKLTNEHPARASSFNPFSWATLPANKELNLGGAPVSSLNESILPTSMSPEEMKLKDGHPTNPSFNPFSWVDLPTYKEQAIGGPASRSTTPEELVCSPPNESTLPASMPPPEQMKLKDKRPADASPCEL